The following coding sequences are from one Culex quinquefasciatus strain JHB chromosome 1, VPISU_Cqui_1.0_pri_paternal, whole genome shotgun sequence window:
- the LOC6039713 gene encoding uncharacterized protein LOC6039713 gives MEESVEFAVEIGSDSSDDFTDYQQTRFIYEKEDQEENTVDQLGVKLEEKSGQQGDGSDNLPLAFSIQERLSTVAKQFPVETLTFLEQDIASERPNRHPLAANISDGGPSFVSRIPAAQKSDEGKTAIQYQVSQAGHHAKSSNLQEQNIASERSNRYPLAADISDGDLSFVNRITNQIPAAQNSDEGKTAIQYQEEHPARSLDSPSAGADQQRRTKIHQKSNQFPTTQTSDEGKTSKRYQVAPVGASGGSDRHKLATDISDGGLSFVSRITNQIPAAQTSDECKTAKQYQVAPAGHTAENSTLQEHCFSEEYRSQAGITIEELQIVTYRERNQYEVVQSPAGDQTVFLIYNQDATASHGDTENLIFQYRDDLSKVSNNIPLLDITAGGSNLAGSPPAPIGSAVSSSGVRTIFSPNVLLNLLNSTITGRAIIESAALGKLSESNQTELDLLDLSST, from the exons ATGGAAGAGAGTGTGGAATTCGCTGTCGAAATCGGGTCGGATTCGTCGGACGATTTTACAG atTATCAACAGACTCGGTTTATTTACGAAAAAGAAGACCAGGAAGAAAATACCGTGGACCAGTTAGGTGTGAAGTTGGAGGAAAAGTCCGGTCAGCAAGGTGACGGTTCAGATAATCTTCCGTTGGCGTTTTCCATCCAAGAACGGCTATCCACTGTAGCCAAACAGTTCCCCGTTGAAACCTTAACTTTCCTGGAGCAGGATATCGCTTCGGAACGCCCGAATCGCCACCCGCTGGCGGCGAACATCAGCGACGGCGGCCCGTCGTTTGTGAGCCGGATCCCGGCGGCGCAGAAGTCGGACGAGGGCAAAACTGCGATACAGTACCAAG TTTCTCAAGCTGGCCACCACGCAAAAAGCTCGAATCTCCAGGAGCAGAACATCGCTTCGGAACGCTCGAATCGCTACCCGCTGGCGGCGGACATCAGCGACGGAGACCTGTCGTTTGTGAACCGGATTACAAACCAGATCCCGGCGGCGCAGAATTCGGACGAGGGCAAAACTGCGATACAGTaccaag AAGAACATCCTGCCCGTAGTCTCGATTCGCCATCCGCTGGCGCAGATCAACAACGGAGGACCAAAATTCATCAGAAGTCTAACCAGTTCCCGACGACGCAGACGTCGGACGAAGGCAAAACTTCCAAACGGTaccaag TTGCTCCAGTTGGTGCTTCGGGAGGCTCGGATCGTCACAAGCTGGCGACGGACATCAGCGATGGAGGCCTGTCGTTTGTGAGTCGGATTACGAACCAGATCCCAGCGGCGCAGACATCGGACGAGTGCAAAACTGCGAAACAGTACCAAG TTGCTCCGGCTGGCCACACAGCGGAAAACTCGACTCTCCAGGAGCACTGCTTTTCCGAAGAGTACCGTTCGCAGGCTGGTATCACCATCGAGGAACTGCAAATCGTGACTTATCGTGAGAGAAATCAGTACGAGGTTGTGCAGTCTCCAGCTGGGGACCAAACTGTTTTTCTGATTTATAATCAGg ATGCGACAGCCAGCCACGGAGACACGGAGAACTTGATCTTTCAATACCGAGACGACCTTTCCAAAGTCTCAAATAACATTCCGCTGTTGGATATCACCGCTGGAGGATCAAACTTGGCTGGGAGTCCGCCTGCACCGATTGGATCTGCTGTTTCTTCTAGCGGTGTGAGGACGATCTTTTCTCCAAACGTACTATTAAACCTGCTAAACTCGACGATTACTGGAAGAGCAATCATTGAAAGTGCTGCCTTGGGTAAGCTGTCTGAGTCGAATCAAACTGAACTGGATCTTCTGGACCTATCTTCAACATGA